The Thunnus thynnus chromosome 22, fThuThy2.1, whole genome shotgun sequence genome includes a window with the following:
- the LOC137174556 gene encoding NACHT domain- and WD repeat-containing protein 1-like — protein MINEFHSLLSLVGAERPLVVLLDGLDELSEECGPDLSWISTPLPPNVHFILSATTDSPCSHTLQQSTRTIVLSLPPLSLDDIMPALEAKLRADQRRLQEQQWQLLVQACLSCPCPLYLEAAYAESLLWTSFSPQVNLSLPASLKGLYLGLLARLERNLGRQLVRRAASLISISRWGVTQEVGKTTFNYNLHLIFFQSLQYYSASVLDYTQQSNMCLIISPINMQCATRLNSWSNLVFYVPLGHIISLIFVMLMTHSSISPLIIITLLS, from the exons ATGATTAATGAGTTCCACTCTTTGTTGAGCCTGGTGGGAGCAGAGAGACCCCTGGTGGTCCTGCTGGACGGGTTAGATGAGCTGTCAGAGGAGTGTGGTCCAGACCTCTCCTGGATCTCAACCCCTCTACCTCCAAATGTCCACTTCATCCTTTCTGCAACCACTGACTCCCCCTGCTCTCACACTCTGCAG CAGTCAACCCGTACCATCGTCCTGTCCCTTCCTCCACTCAGTCTTGATGATATCATGCCAGCATTAGAGGCCAAACTGCGGGCTGACCAGCGGCGTCTGCAGGAACAGCAGTGGCAGCTGCTGGTCCAGGCCTGTCTCTCCTGTCCCTGCCCTCTGTACCTGGAAGCAGCGTACGCTGAGAGCCTGCTCTGGACCTCCTTCTCCCCTCAGGTCAACCTCAGCCTTCCAGCCAGCCTGAAGGGCCTCTACCTTGGCCTCCTGGCTCGCCTGGAGAGAAACCTGGGGAGGCAACTGGTGAGACGGGCTGCATCTCTGATCTCCATTTCACGTTGGGGTGTCACTCAAGAGGTGGGGAAAACTACATTTAATTACAATCTGCACCTGATCTTTTTCCAAAGTTTACAATATTACAGTGCATCAGTGCTGGATTACACTCAACAGAGCAATATGTGCCTGATCATCAGTCCCATTAATATGCAGTGTGCCACAAGGCTCAATTCTTGGTCCAATCTTGTTTTCTATGTGCCCCTTGGCCACATTATATCTCTTATCTTcgttatgctgatgacacacagctcTATCTCTCCTCTAATTATAATAACTCTATTAAGCTAG